CGAACAAAACCACAAAATTAAAACCAACCACTCTTGAAACAGTTCAACTCATTAAGGATAGCCGGCATCCCAAAACCTTTGCACTTTCTTTTCCCCCGTTACACAGTTAAATTGTCCATTGGGGAATAGCGGGAGGGCCGGTAGAAAAATCGATAGAGTCTCTACAGTGATAAGGCTCTAAAAATATAAATCACCACACAACTGACTCCAGAATCGCTCACAACACGCAACGCGGTTCCCTGGCAAAATATTTCTACTAGCAATCATATTTCACCCATTTGGGTGATGCAAAAGCATGACTTCAAAATAAGGGAAGTCGAGAGACAATCATTGCAAAGGAAGTGAATCACATCACACTATTTCACTTCTGCCATAAACTCTCTTCAGACATGGGAACTTCTTAAAAGCGATTCTCCTCAAATATAGAGAATCAAGCAATAATTAGCCTTAACCTTTTGGAGTGATTTAAATCATGAAACGGTTTGCTAGCCTTCTCTCACTTACAATGCTGTTGCAATTCTTGCCGGCTATCGCTCAAGCTCAAGAAACGTCTGATCCCATCCAAGAAGTAGTTGCGGCTGGGTTAATGACGAACTTCCAAGATGGAAACTTTTACCCAGAAAAACCTTTAAGCCGCGCCGAACTCGCAACGATTTTGGTAAAAACCTTTAAGCTGGATAAACGCGCTGCCGCCCAAAAAGAAACAGTGCTGGAAGTTCCTGATGTTCCCACTTCTCACTGGGCATCTAACGACATTCAAGTTGTTTTAAAAACCGGCATTATGAACGGCTATCGGGATGGAATGTTTTTCCCGAACCAAAGAGTGAGTCGGGCAGAAGCCTTTGCAATTTTCGCGCAAGCGCATGGCGTCTTTCAGTTTCCGGATGAAAACGTTGCCGCCATTATGGGCAAATATCCGGATTCTGCAACGATACCGGCTTGGGCAAAAAAATCAATGGCGACAGCGTTGTATGAGGGATTTGTAAATACTGATGCGAGTAACAGTATTAATCCTTTAAATCCCATGACACGGGCAGATATGGCTTACGCATTAAGTCAATACTTGGAACGGCAACAAAAACCGGCTTCTGTTCCCAGCGCAGAGAGTTAAAATCGTGCCGGTGGGGTGATATTCTTCCTATGAAAGACCCGTAAAGGAGGCAGTGGAAGTGAACCAGACGATGGAAATTAAAGTTGATCGTCAACCTAGTGAAGAACACCTCAACCGGCTGGGTGCTTTTAGCTGGGGAATTTGGACGAAAGAAGCCTCTGAGTTTCCCTGGACGTATGACGAAGCGGAAACTTGCTACTTCTTAGAAGGAGATGTGGTGGTGACACCGGCAGAAGGTGAGCCGGTTGAAATGGGCAAAGGAGATTTAGTCACATTTCCAGCTGGAATGTCTTGCATTTGGAACATTCGCAAGGATGTGAAAAAGCATTATCGATTTGGATAATTTGCTTTAAAATTTAGCACTCTGCCGGCATCCGCCAAAAACAATAGTAAGGCGGTGCCGGCAAAGCGCTTTAAGCTTTTTGACTGTTGTAGTAATTCATACTGCTCCTAGACTACAGCATCTCAGTGGTTTACCATTATCTTATCAATTTAGAAAATCTTCCTAGTAAGTGCAGAAATGAAAAATTTTGAACTTCCTCTTGGTTTAGAAAGGTTTAGAAGTCAATTTGAAGCAACTGTCAAGCCCTATATTGAAATCCAAACTCACGTGACAAGAGAAGTGAATCCTTGGCAAAGTAAATTTGCTGGATTTCCCTACTTGCCCAAAAACTTTGATTATCCCAAAACTCCAGAGGGTGAATATCTCTACCTCCTTGCCCAAATTAACTTCGAAGAGGTTCCGCACTTGGAGGGATTTCCCAATAAAGGAATTCTCCAATTTTATATCTCTGAACCAGGAGAGTTTTACGGTTGTGATTGGGACAAACCGACGATTCAGGAAGGTTTTCGCGTTCTTTATTTTCCCGAACCTGACTTTAACGAGAATAACCTTCTCACAGACTTCAGTTTCTTACCAACTTTGTGGCATAGAAACTATAGTCCTTTCGGCAGCTATTCTTCATATACGCCAGACAGAAAAGACTGCTTTGCTTTAACTTTCAAATTAAACTCTTCTCCTATCACACCCGAAGATTTTAATTTTAACCAATTAATTAAAGGTGAAATAGAGGAGGTACTTAAAGAGAATAACTTCTTGCTATGGAACGAATATCATAATCAATTTGAGTTAGGACATCGGTTAGGAGGTTATCCTGAATTTATTCAAAGCGATCCCAGAGAAAACTTGCCAGAAGAAGCAGATCCGTACATTCTACTGTTGCAAATTGACTCTGATGATAGCGGCACTGACAAAATTTATATCCACTGGGGAGATGGGGGTATATGCAACTTTTTTATCAAAGAATCAGCCTTGAGAAATCTTGATTTTTCTAGCGTTTTGTATAATTGGGATTGTGCATAAATTGGACTTTTATACAGGGAAAGGGGAAGAAGAATTCAAGATTTTGATTTTTTGCCTAAAATTGCGAATAGCGTTCGCCTTAGCTGTCAGCCAATTTCTGATCAAAACCAACAGGGGTGACTTAGAGGTTCAAAACCCACACTTGTATACGTTAAACGATCTTGCGTACCACACCCTCAAAAATACAGCCGTAGCAGTCATTCCAGCGATTTGCCAAAAGATGATAACCGCGAAACCACGGGCGCAATCGTAACAAAGGCTACCAAACAGAAAATTTAGTTTATCAAAGCTTCACAATCT
This genomic stretch from Microcoleus sp. FACHB-672 harbors:
- a CDS encoding S-layer homology domain-containing protein, with the protein product MKRFASLLSLTMLLQFLPAIAQAQETSDPIQEVVAAGLMTNFQDGNFYPEKPLSRAELATILVKTFKLDKRAAAQKETVLEVPDVPTSHWASNDIQVVLKTGIMNGYRDGMFFPNQRVSRAEAFAIFAQAHGVFQFPDENVAAIMGKYPDSATIPAWAKKSMATALYEGFVNTDASNSINPLNPMTRADMAYALSQYLERQQKPASVPSAES
- a CDS encoding cupin domain-containing protein, with protein sequence MNQTMEIKVDRQPSEEHLNRLGAFSWGIWTKEASEFPWTYDEAETCYFLEGDVVVTPAEGEPVEMGKGDLVTFPAGMSCIWNIRKDVKKHYRFG
- a CDS encoding YwqG family protein; this translates as MKNFELPLGLERFRSQFEATVKPYIEIQTHVTREVNPWQSKFAGFPYLPKNFDYPKTPEGEYLYLLAQINFEEVPHLEGFPNKGILQFYISEPGEFYGCDWDKPTIQEGFRVLYFPEPDFNENNLLTDFSFLPTLWHRNYSPFGSYSSYTPDRKDCFALTFKLNSSPITPEDFNFNQLIKGEIEEVLKENNFLLWNEYHNQFELGHRLGGYPEFIQSDPRENLPEEADPYILLLQIDSDDSGTDKIYIHWGDGGICNFFIKESALRNLDFSSVLYNWDCA